In the Diospyros lotus cultivar Yz01 chromosome 13, ASM1463336v1, whole genome shotgun sequence genome, TTTAGCTGGCAGTTTGGCTTTTTCAGTGTACCCATGAAAAACTTGCATAGTTGTTTAAAGCTCTAAGCTTTTTTGCAGTCAAGCTGAATGCTAACCGGATGGTGGTAGGAACACTCCGTGGTTTTGATCAATTTATGAATCTTGTGGTTGACAATACTGTGGAGGTCAATGGCAACGATAAAAACGAAATAGGCATGGTGGTGGGTTCCTGCTATTAGGCCCTTTATTTTATCCCTTTGAAAAGTGCTGTTTTCATTTTATGAATGCACTTTCATGATCTCGTCTTTTTAACTTGTGTATATCTTCACTCTGCAGGTTATCAGAGGAAATAGTGTGGTTACTGTGGAAGCACTTGAACCAGTAAGCAGAACTTAGCAATTGCTGGTAGAATGTATTAAGGAAAGAATGATGTACTAAACCGTTTTCAGCGGTTgacagaaattatttttttttcttttgagccTATTGTGGAACTGACTTATATCATGATTAGCCTTTTGTTATGTACAATTAGTAATTTGGATGGTATAACCTTTGGATCTTGCTTATCCAATCAAAGCCTATGACTGGCTAGTGAGCATGGAGGATATCTATGGATATATATGATGCAAATCATGCGTGTGTTGTTATTCTGAGTTAAATATCACCCTCACTTGTCAAAGCTTAAGCCTCAAAAGTTAACTAGGTAGGAGCGGCTGcatgagtttgattttattgTATGGATAAGCTTGAGCTTGATAACCCAGCATTCCAAGTCCAAGCAGAACCCATTAATTGTGCATTATTTGAATTAGACTAATGGGTAAACGGTCGGACATTATGTATGGGAGGATTAGCTGTCTTATCAAAACCTGGTCAGCTCTCGGAATGGTAGGCTTGTTCTTCATTATAGGGAGTCAGTTATATGAATTTTAGCTTGTCTGTTAATTTTATCTGTGGCCTCATTTTTTATAATGGTAGGCATTTGTCTGTTTTCAATGGCTCCGTTTGTTgtagcttaattaaagaaattatagtttctaatttcttagattatagtttctaaaatttagaataagttgtgaacttgtttgttgTAGTTTCTTATAAattgtagttaagtagttgtggtgtttgatatcataagttgtaaaataacttatttttatataattatccataatacccttagtaattatagaatgataatttaaaaattaattaatgtatatgtataagtttcaagtgttataaaaaaattaattaaagtatagagaggaagatggcgagagagagaaagagatctgaaaatggagatggcggtagagaagaaaaatctatgattgcgtagacaagagggtaattttttattaaaaataaggataaaattgtcgtaataatataatcatttaagcagaagttgtaaaagttgAGGTTGAAAAAGTCAGGTTCTaccctttttaaaaattagtagaagttataagttaaaattctataaattaaaacaaacactacatcctaatttttttgaagttagaagctaaaagttacaGTTTTTAAGCTATAACAAATAGGCCCGATAAATCATAGTTCTCAGCTGGTTTGAATGAAATTTTGCATCTTCTTTCCTCTTGGAATTTCTTAGTTTAAAAGTGTGTTTAAACGGCTGAATGTGTAGATGGTAATAATGTGTTAAGGTCATTAAATTTGGATGACTTTTAACTGGTCCAGGTTTCAAATTGCAGCAttatattaaatggattttgtTCTGTTGCCCTCATCCGGCAACTTCTATGTTGCTCTACGTGGGCAAAATGCCCACCACCCTTGCAAGCTGCGTTGGGCAACTCTACATAACAGGGCCCTATATTAAATCTTaagatattttttgtattttttttaggtAACATTctttaaaatgaacaagataaaagagtatcaagataaatttagaATGATTTTTGGACTAAgttatggaatgatcaagataaaattgaaaaacattctaaaatttttatcaaactattttttaaattctttggaTTGCATTAGAGGatttatgcatcatttttttcttatacgTGGGAATTAAGATATTCTTATCTTGAAATGAGGAGAGAAAtgcatattttgaaaaatcaagataagagatCACAAGatggtttttttaaaaatgatcaaataattttaataaacatGTTAGAAATTATAGAAGTTTAGGATGCATcctatattttgattaacaagCGTCCCATTAAATAATAAtgagtattttttgtaattactttaatttttttaagaaatgtGTAGAGTTtatcctaatatatatatatatataatttacatacaattataatttttgtcattttaactCAACCTACTTTAACATTAGATCAagcaattataattaaaatttaccttaatttgagaaatttaccAAATTACTTCACACAATCACCGACACCCACGCCATAAAAATCTGAGTTGAGTCGTTTGGTTGAACAGTAGAAAT is a window encoding:
- the LOC127787880 gene encoding probable small nuclear ribonucleoprotein G isoform X1, which encodes MSRSGQPPDLKKYMDKKLQIKLNANRMVVGTLRGFDQFMNLVVDNTVEVNGNDKNEIGMVVIRGNSVVTVEALEPVSRT
- the LOC127787880 gene encoding probable small nuclear ribonucleoprotein G isoform X2, yielding MVVGTLRGFDQFMNLVVDNTVEVNGNDKNEIGMVVIRGNSVVTVEALEPVSRT